In Pseudomonas saponiphila, the genomic stretch TTCATCATCGTCGCCGGCAACGCCTATCTGGGCAATCTGATCCCGGAACTGGCCGCCAAATCCATGCCTTGCGGCACTCAAGTGATCACTACCGAGCCCCTGGGCGACGAGCTGGCAGCCAGCCTGCTCCCCCAGGACTACTGCGTCGAGGACTGCAACTACCTGCTGGACTATTACCGCCTCAGCGGCGACAAGCGCCTGATTTTCGGCGGCGGCGTGGTCTACGGCGCTCGCGACCCGGCCAACATCGAAGCGATCATCCGACCAAAGATGCTCAAGGCGTTCCCACAACTGAAAAACGTCAAGATCGACTACGCCTGGACCGGCAACTTCCTGCTGACCCTGTCGCGCCTGCCCCAGGTAGGCCGCCTGGGCGACAACATCTACTACTCCCAAGGCTGCAGCGGCCACGGCGTGACCTATACCCACCTGGCGGGCAAAGTACTGGCCGAGGCCTTGCGCGGCCAGGCAGAGCGCTTTGACGCCTTCGCCGACCTGCCCCACTACCCCTTCCCTGGCGGCCAGTTGCTGCGCACGCCCTTCACAGCCCTGGGCGCCTGGTACTACAGCCTTCGCGACAAGCTTGGCTTCTGACAGCCCGAGCTTTTCGCAGACACAAAAAAACCGCCGAACAGGCGGTTTTTTATGCTCAAACAACAGGCACTGCAAAAAGGCAAATCCCAAAAACAAAAAACCCCGGTCTTGCGACCAGGGCTTTTGCTATCGATGCGAATCAAGCCTATGGCTTGTTTCGTTGCTTCAAGGCGTTCAGTGGTCCTTGAGGCAGATATGGCGCAGCGGACGGGACTCGAACCCGCGACCCCCGGCGTGACAGGCCGGTATTCTAACCGACTGAACTACCGCTGCGTATCGCTTGGACTTGCGTCCAGGTGAATCGTTTAAATCGTCTGAAAGAAGAGCTTCGATGCTTTTCGATCTCAAACCAGGCGAGCCTGACTTGGAAAATATGGCGCAGCGGACGGGACTCGAACCCGCGACCCCCGGCGTGACAGGCCGGTATTCTAACCGACTGAACTACCGCTGCGCGTCGGTTGGATGCTTCCGTGGAAGCTTCCGTCTTTCTTGCGAAAGACACTCAGAAATGGTGGGTGATGACGGGATCGAACCGCCGACCCTCTGCTTGTAAGGCAGATGCTCTCCCGGCTGAGCTAATCACCCTTTGCTTCGCTGAGGCCGCGAAATTTACGCAGGTAACGAAGCTAAGTCAATAGCAGGCTTGAAGTTTTTTTCAAAAACAGTGGCAAGCGCCCAGTTGCAAGTAACAAGAAAAAAACGGCTGACACGCAACCGCACTACTCACTTGCCACTCAAAGCCTGGTGCAGCCCTAACAGCCCTAAGCCTGATAAATCATTTTCTTGGTCATGCCGCCATCCACCACGAACTCCTGGCCGGTGACAAAACCCGAATTGCGCGACAGCAGCCAGGCCACCATCGACGCCACATCCTCCACCGTCCCTACCCTGCCCGCAGGATGCTGGGCATGATCGGCATCGGACAAAGGCTCGGCACGGCGCTGCGCCGGATCACGCGCATCAATCCAGCCCGGACTTACCGCATTGACTCGAATCTCCGGTCCCAAGCTGATTGCCAGGGCATGGGTCAGGGCCAGCAAGCCCCCCTTGCTCGCCGCATAGGCTTCGCTGTCAGGCTCGGATTGCCGGGCACGGGTGGACGCCAGGTTGACGATCGCACCGCCATGGGCGCGCAGATACGGCGCACAGCGTTTGGCCAGCAACATCGGCCCACTCAGGTTCACCGCCATGACGCGATTCCAGTAGGCCAGATCCAGACTCTCCAGGGTGATGTTGTGAGGATCTGCCACGGCGGCGTTGCAGACCAAGGCATCCAGGCGTCCGAACTGCCCCAGAACCTCAGCCACACCCTGGGCAACCTGCGCCTCGTCAGCCACATCCATGCTGATGAACCAGGCACTTTCCCCCAGCACCCTGGCCACCTTGGAGCCACGGTCCCGATCCACATCGGTCAGCACCACCTGCCAGCCTTCGCTGATCAGCCAGGCAGCGATACCCAGGCCAATGCCTCGTGCCGCACCGGTAACCAGCGCGACACGTCCGTTGCCGCCACCCTGAGGCGTGGACAACTCGATCACAAGGCTGCCAACCCACGAGCCAGGTCGGCCTGCAGATCAGCCACATCCTCCAGGCCCACCGCAATGCGGATCAGGCTGTCGCGAATACCGGCCGCTTCACGTTCCTGCGGCGCCAGGCGGCCGTGGGACGTAGTGCTCGGATGGGTGATGGTGGTTTTGCTGTCACCCAGGTTGGCCGTGATCGAAATCAGCCGAGTGGCATCGATAAAGCGCCAGGCACCCTCTTTGCCGCCCTTGACCTCGAAGCTCACCACAGCACCGAAACCACGCTGCTGACGCTTGGCCAGCTCGTGTTGCGGGTGGCTGGCAAGTCCGGCGTAGTGCACCTTCTCGACACCGTCCTGCTGCTCAAGCCACTGCGCCAGCGCCAGGGCATTGGCACAGTGAGCACGCATCCGCAGGCTCAGGGTTTCCAGCCCCTTGAGGAAGATCCAGGCATTGAACGGACTCAGGGTCGGCCCCGCAGTGCGCAGAAAGCCCACCACTTCTTTCATCTGCTCGCTGCGCCCAGCGACCACGCCCCCCATGCAACGACCCTGGCCGTCGATGAACTTGGTGGCCGAATGCACCACCACGTCCGCGCCCAGCTTCAAGGGTTGCTGCAAGGCCGGGGTGCAGAAGCAGTTGTCCACCACCAGCATCGCGCCCTTGGCATGCGCCAGTTCAGCCAAGGCGGCGATATCCACCAGCTCGGCCAGCGGATTGGAGGGGGATTCGACAAACAGCAGCTTGGTGTTGCTCTTGATCGCCGCATCCCAGCCGGACAGGTCCGCCAGGGGCACGTAATCGACTTCAACACCAAAACGCTTGAAGTACTTCTCGAACAGGCTGATGGTCGAGCCGAACACGCTGCGCGACACCAGCACATGATCGCCGGCGCTGCACAGACTCATGACCACCGAGAGAATAGCCGCCATGCCGGTGGCCGTGGCGACCGCCTGCTCAGCACCCTCCAGCGCCGCGATGCGCTCTTCGAACGAGCGCACCGTAGGGTTGGTGTAGCGCGAATAGACGTTGCCCGGCACTTCGCCGGCGAACCGTGCAGCCGCGTCGGCAGCTGTACGGAACACATAGCTGGAGGTGAAGAACATCGGATCACCGTGCTCGCCTTCCGGCGAACGGTGTT encodes the following:
- a CDS encoding SDR family oxidoreductase, with protein sequence MIELSTPQGGGNGRVALVTGAARGIGLGIAAWLISEGWQVVLTDVDRDRGSKVARVLGESAWFISMDVADEAQVAQGVAEVLGQFGRLDALVCNAAVADPHNITLESLDLAYWNRVMAVNLSGPMLLAKRCAPYLRAHGGAIVNLASTRARQSEPDSEAYAASKGGLLALTHALAISLGPEIRVNAVSPGWIDARDPAQRRAEPLSDADHAQHPAGRVGTVEDVASMVAWLLSRNSGFVTGQEFVVDGGMTKKMIYQA
- a CDS encoding O-succinylhomoserine sulfhydrylase; translation: MSQDWDAGRLDSDLEGVAFDTLAVRAGQHRSPEGEHGDPMFFTSSYVFRTAADAAARFAGEVPGNVYSRYTNPTVRSFEERIAALEGAEQAVATATGMAAILSVVMSLCSAGDHVLVSRSVFGSTISLFEKYFKRFGVEVDYVPLADLSGWDAAIKSNTKLLFVESPSNPLAELVDIAALAELAHAKGAMLVVDNCFCTPALQQPLKLGADVVVHSATKFIDGQGRCMGGVVAGRSEQMKEVVGFLRTAGPTLSPFNAWIFLKGLETLSLRMRAHCANALALAQWLEQQDGVEKVHYAGLASHPQHELAKRQQRGFGAVVSFEVKGGKEGAWRFIDATRLISITANLGDSKTTITHPSTTSHGRLAPQEREAAGIRDSLIRIAVGLEDVADLQADLARGLAAL